Part of the Triticum aestivum cultivar Chinese Spring chromosome 4D, IWGSC CS RefSeq v2.1, whole genome shotgun sequence genome is shown below.
CACCCGCATCTCCGTGTACCGGATTCCATTGGGCAGGacgacctccttctcctcctccacgtCCCTGCGAGAAGGAGACACACCATGCGTGGCTTAGCTAACGAGAGGAGCATGGAGGATGGTTATTAATGGAGGTGAGGAGCCGAGGTCGGTGGCTGACTTGGTGTTGGCCTGCTGCTGCGCGACCTCGAAGCGGGTCTTGAGCTGCTCCGACACGACGCCGAAGGCCAGGAACCCGACCCACGCCAGCCCGGCGCCGATGCCGAACCGCCGCGTCAGCGACGACGCGACCCAGTCCGTCGAGTCGGCCGACGTCGCCGCGCGCTtcggcgccggcgccctcgccggtGCCGCCTGCGCCTGCATGGGCTCTTGCTGCTGTGGCGGCGGTGGGGGCTGGTCGGACGGCGGCTGGGCGCTGGGCGGGCGCGAGGGCGGCGCGCACGAGACGTGCGgcttggcggcggggcgggcgAGGAAGGCCGGGGAGCTGCCCAAGAAAGTGGCCATGGCGGGCACCGGCACGATTCGTACGGTGTGGAGAGCGGAGCAGCTGGGAGGAGGATGGAACCGGGTATTTGGCTAAACTTTTTGTTGCTCTGATTTCTCTACgttttttgagatttttttggCCGTGCTTTTGGGCGGTTTCTTGGACGGAAACGTGGCCACACACACGCTGGCGACTGGACTGGACAGCTCGAGAGGCTTATCCGATTATCTCCTGAGAAAAAAAATTCCACACTATCATATGGATGTACACTGCATACTCGCAAATTTCATGATGGAATACATCGACATGAGAGCTACACAAAAAACAGACAAATTGCTGACAATGAAAACAGTGAACAGCATGTGCACCGTTTATACTATATAAAACCAACGATTTTCACATTTTTGTGTAGCTCGCCAATCAATGCATTTCCTCATGAAATTTCACATGTGTTCATATGTAGCTCGAGAACCAAAACGCGGCAACGCTTACTTTATACAACTTTATTCACTTGGGGCGTTACAATTTTATTCACTTAGGGCGCTTCAATGCCGACCCTCAAATCGGGCACCGTATTCATTCACGGATTGGTGGAAAGCAGTCTGCGAATAGTGATGTGGGAGCCGGCCACCCAATGATGTTTGGTGATCCTTCCCCCATGTGCGAGTAGTTCCCCCTTGAAGTGGGAGATATAGGTGATTGATAAGATTCATTTTGCGGACCGACCACAAGGGAGCTCTGTGCGGGAAGGGACCTCAAATCTGAAAAAACGGTGAAAAAAACTAAAAACAATAAACTTCACAACAATTTGgacctaagagcaactccaatggggcgacccaaacggacggcgatttcgtccgctttttgtccgtttgggtcgggcgtccgccctgttttagatatgggtcggcagcgcgcccaacgcgccgacccatatgtgccagcgtggccggctggccgccctaTTTTGCATTGATGAATTTTCATTTAAACATATAGTCAAATAACATAGTTTGAACCGAATAAAATATcatagttttacaagccgaataaaaataatacggttgaaaagatgcctactcatacggaaacggcggtggaatttttgatgtttgaacaacgggtttgttgtatcaaagtagtccttccaaagaaggaaatgcccgctctcttgGTTGCggttcaacgccggaaggtggcccggaatggagccacggaacaacggccgctgactgttgaggtggtgatggaccaacacggcagccaatatctcctcctcgtcatcggacgacgaatcgtcggactcgcaaaggaaattgtgaaaaaagaactcgtcggcggagtccattttgtaccttggcaaactgtcgaacagcttgcgggcgtcgacgaaGGAGACGGCCGACGAAGGAAGACGCGGCGCGcacggaccagctagctgccctgccggcgtccgacgagtgggccggcgtccgacgagcgtgccggtgaggatctggccggggcggcgaggcggcttcttggtcggggggcggctgtgtggtgggggcgcgggggtgggaagcagtcggctccccgacggcaagacggcggtggcgggcgaCCTGGGAGTGGGCGGCGTTGTTGGGCAGATGTGGAGGCGCCGGCAGTTGGCAGAGTCGCCGgcaaaaatgggcggcggcgtcgatgacgaaggaggcgggcgagggttgctgttggatgggtggaggccaatgtgccaccgaccagcgggcccgggaAAGGAGAAGGCGAGTGTGCGCGTgtccgtcgcgtgtccgcgccgacgcaaatccggctcaaaaatgggccgggaatggatcgcccgcggacgaaaagcggacgcgcaTCCGTTTGGGTAGGTGCGTGGGCCGCCTTTTGTGTCCGCGCCAACCCAAACAGACGGCGACGGACGAAATGGGTGGCACCATTGCTCTAAGAACTACAGTTCATTTGCGGGCCACTATGGCAACGTTTGTTTTTCTTTCGCCCTCTCTTTTGCTTACTTCGGTTTCCTAGATCCTGGATGTCTGTAATAACGTGGTTAGAGTGGATGTTAGCTCTGAAGAACTTGTTGTCGGGCGAGGGGGTGGTTGCATGCAGTGCAGTGCTACCGCGTCTGGCTGTGTGTCTCTAGGCTACATGGGAAAATGGGCGTAGCAAAGTGACGTCGACCTTGTGCATGAATTGCAGTTCCTCTCCTCGTGTTATACGTACCGATCAATCGCTTACATTGCGTTGCACGGGAGTACACAAATATGTGAAGAAAGATAGTCGGGCGCTGTAGGAATCTATCTGCTCGAGTTGCTACAACCCAACAATGCGTGAGTGCGTGGAGCCAAGACGTACGTACGTACGTGAGAGTATAGGTAAAGGAGCTGCGCTCACGTGATGAACCGATAGTGCCACCATCGCTCGTGTCTGAAAAGTAACAACTTGATAAGGCGCGTGCAGAATCAAGCCGGGCCAAGAGGAGACCGGATTTGCCACTCACGCTCGGTGCACTCGGACCACATAAGGCTAAGGTACGGTCCTGGCAGGAGCGTGCACGGGAATGCGCCCATGCCCACCAAAGGAGATCACGATCACGATCACGATCAATCATTCCACAGTCCACTCACTCTCAGTGCCGCCGGAGCCGTTAGAGATGCCTCGGCAGCCACTCGTGCCTGCCTTGATCTATATAAGGAGGCATGCACAGCTAATCACTTACTCGGGCGCCACAACCCACAACAATGGAGTTCCTCATGCTCCTGGCCGTCCTCTTGTGCCTCGTAGCCGGAATGGTCTTCCACACTAGGCGAGCCCATGCCCAGGCAACCATCCACCACGTCGCTGACCCCGCTGTTGCTCACCGAGCGCTCATCGAGAACGCCGACGACCTCCTAAACCGGCCGGCGGCAATCTTCCCCGTCGCCCTCGCCACCTGGTCCAATGGCGAGCGGAATGACAACATAGCCACCGTGAACCACGGCCCGCATTGGCGAGTGCTCCGGTGCAACCTCACCGCCGAGGTCCTCTCACGTCTCGGTTCCCTCGCCCCACTGCACGAGGAGGCCGCCCAGGCCCTCGTCGCAGACTTCTCCGCCCGAGTCCTCGGCGGCGGTGAGGTGGCCGTCCGTGAGCCCGTCACCACGGCTGTGTTCGCGCTGGCCGCGCGCCTCTGCTTCGGCGACTTTGTCGACGACCGCCACAAAAGCGCCATGGGCCGCGTGATACGGGACTCCATTGTCCTCGCTGGGGAGCTCAACCCTAGGTTCGATGGATCGATGCTATCCAAGATGGCAAACTGCAGGGGGTTTCGCCGGATCTCCGCCTTACTCGACCGGCAGGTCGAGCTGTACCTCCCTTTGATCGCGGCACGGAGGCAGGCGCGGTCTCAGCTCTGCGGCGGCATCATCCGTCCTTACGTCGACACGCTCCTTGATCTCCGTGTCCCGGACAGCAATGGCGCCGGGCGTCCTCTTCGAGACGGCGAGCTGGTGGGCCTCGTGTTCGAGTTCCTTGGCACAGCCACGGGGTCAACCGCAGCCTGTCTCGAGTGGACCCTCGCCCACCTCATCGACCAGCCGGAGGTCCAGGACAAGCTGCGGCGCGAGATCAATGCCGAGGCCGACGGCGGCGGGATGCTCTCAATCTCAAGCAAAAGCATCCGCAGCGGCATGCCGTATCTGAATGCGGTGGTGCTGGAGAGCCTCCGCATGCACCCGCCGGTGCCGTTCATCATGCGCAGCGCCCACGGCGAGGGCGCCACAGCAATCGGTGGGGCGACCGCTGTGCCGGTGGACGGCCTGAGCGTGCGGTTCGATTTAGGTGGCATCGGGAGAGACGGGAAGTCGTGGACCGATCCCGACAAGTTCCGGCCGGAGCGGTTCCTTgccggaggcgaggcggaggacgtcgGCCCGGCGCCAGGCCCGAAGGAGATAAGGATGATGCCGTTCGGTGCCGGGCACAGGCACTGCCCCGGCGTGAACATGGGGATGCTGCACATCAAGTGCTTCCTGGCCGCGCTCCTGCACGGGTTCGACTGGGCGCCGGCGGGAGACTGCAGCGGCGGGGTCGACATGACGGAGCTGGACGGCTTCGTGAAGATAATGGAGCAGCCGCTTTCCGCGCGTGTCACGCGACGCACTTGATGTCTTGGTGAATCCTGGTGTGGCGTTTACGTTTGTCCATTTCTCATGCACGTGTGATTCTAGTTGCATCAAATAATAACAAATCGTCTCTCGTTTTCTCTTTGTAGCATCGACCAAGCCATGAATAAAACTGTTTTTAACTTTGTTTTTATTGAACAAGATAGTGGCCCActatttttgtttgctttttttagTTTGTCATAATAATGTTGTCATAGTGGCCCGCAAAATGAGCTGTAGTTCTTAGGTCTAAATTGCTACGTTAGAAACATATTTTCATATTTTTGAGAAAAAGATGATGGATTATGGACGGGCTTAGCCCATATAAAACAATAATCActagttaatctctaaggcccatgctTGTGTACGGCAAGTGATAAGAAGTGTGGGACTGCTACAGTAAAAAGAGTGAGACCtttttataagggctgctctaccacttgctattgggagcttgggaataggAGCTGTCAACGCTCTTCACAGTAGTATCTGTTTTGTATTGTTTTGCCAGCATCTATATGTAATACAAAAGGTAGTTCTCATTCAAGTATTTAAACGATCTGGTGTCGTTCTACTGCATGGCATTTGAATTGCCCAATGCTTGGTTGTGAGAGATGATATCTATCTCAGAAAGGAGAAAGGGTCACTGCTCGTCAAATGTTTTGTGCCTAGGACTGATATGAACTTTTCTTCCACAACTAGACAATTATCCGATCTATTTCGATTGTCTGAATGTTAGCTCGGGGTAAGAGTAAGTGCTACGACAATTCCCGGTACACATTTATAAGCAGTATTTCGGTTTAAAAAGAGTGAGATGGATAGCTCATGGTAGCAGTCAAGGCATATTTTCCAGACTTGACACAGTAGCAGTTTGACATTTTTCAGACTTGGACACCGTAACAGTTTAAGCGGCGCAGCAAGGCGCGCGTATGCTTCTAGTGTCCATTGAAGCCAAAACTGAGGTTAGGGGCCTCAATTGCTGTGGCATGAAGAAACTTAGAGCTGGAAAATGTGTCTGTAAAGAATCAACTCGAGATGGCAAACACTACCAGCCGGAAACATTTTAAGGAGAGGGGGCAACAACATAGATTCAGACCGCTGTCTCTGTGCTTATGTAACTACTGGTACATCGAAATGACATGTCGTCACTCGCTCCCTAAGATGATATAGCAGATCAGATGCCTGTTCCACTCCACAACCTGCAAAGCAAATCACACTCCCTCTTAACAACCAACGACGGACACCCGAGGCAGAAGAAGCAGCATGGTATGCACCAGAACCTGAATGAACCTGCTTACCCAGTCCGTGGGGCAGAGAGATCTGTAGATCTGAACGGCGATCGGTGCTCTGGAACGGTGACCCCGTGCGTGCTGGTTGCTTTGTACTGGCGCTGAGCGGTGGAATCACCGAAGGAGAGAAGCCAAGCCACGGTGGCAGGTTTTTGTCCCGGGCGGAGGCACGTGTCACGGTGCGCACACGTGTACACATCCACCATCGATGCTAGTACGACTCAACACCAGGTTCCACATAGACGACGCCAAGGTTTCAGACAGCCTAGCTGGAACTCACGATCGACCTCACATCATGTACAGATAGGACTGACTACCAAACTAGTTAGAGAATTCAACAGGGCTGGTCAATTTGCTCAGATAATCTGCACTGCATCACCCCTTAAAATCCACAACCTGGATCTAAGATGCTTTTGTCAAATTTAGTGCCATTCTTGACAATATATCATCCATGGAAGCGGACAAGGAGTTGGGGTTCCTCATGCTAGTGTGATGTGAAATGCAGCTGTTGTCGTGCTCGCCCTGCTTTCCCTACCAAGTTATGACAAAACGCAAAAACAATATCTGAGTGTGCCACAAACTCATCATAGCCCCTCCGTTCCATAGTTCAAACTAAAACCATGACCAGAATTATGTAACGAGGGGAGTATTTATTTACACACAAATCAACTCTACGTTAGaaattagtttcaaaaaaaaagaaaaactctacGTTTGAAACACATAGCAAGAAGCCAGGTGGTTTGAGACACAAGCATGAGAAGGTATGGCTATACATTTATTCATGCCTAGAGCAGAGCACACATCCTCAGCAATTTATTCATGGCCAGATGCTCAAGCATGAGAAGGTACTATATTCAGATCACTAAAATGGCAGATAAATTTTAGTAAGCTTACAAACTTAGAATTTTCAGCACCTTAAAACAAGCATGGTCCCACTAGCACATCTGAATAAGTGTATTCTAGATTCCAATAACAAGTGACAAGGGTCAAGATCACCAAGCATGGTTTTAAGACATTTTAAAATTAACACAAGCTGAAACTGCAACACATGGATCAACTGAAACTCTGAAATTATGCATATGCCAATGCAAACGTCACTTTTTATGCCACAGAGCCCACTGCAAATGTCCTCTACgattgtcctaagtcaaacttcttTTAAATTTGACAAGTCTAcagaaaaatataccaacatccACAATGCCAAATTAGTTTCATTACGTTCATCATAaatatattttcatactatatatatTCATATTGTGGACATTAGTAacttctctataaacttggtcaaacttaggaCAAACCTAGTACTTTAAATAGGAGTATTTTGGAACAGAAGGAGTGCTCCATATGAGTTTTCTAAGACTACCCAGAGAAGTGCTCAATAAAATTCAACATGTTTCATGGGGCGTCTGGGGACGAGGTGAAGCCAAGTAGCCAACACAGTGGCGAGAGGGTGAGGCGACAAGGGGCTGCGTGGGTTTCAGGGTTTCAAGCTGGGAGTCTCACAGTGTGGAAGGACTAGTTGAAAATAGGATATGCCTTTAAAATACCATCATTTCTTCATTAAAGATAAAAAACTTGCAGATATACTGGCGAGGATGCCTTTTGTTTAACAGGCAACAGTGCAATTTCTAAAATCAAAAGTATATATTTGCTACGATCTGATCTTCACAAAATATATTTGCTATTTTACAACATTAACAAACAACAGATTATGTTATCcagcacaatttctttggtttcaGCAGTATGCACTGATTGTACAGGACTAGTACAGAAATGGCCAAATGGGTCAATTGCTCATACAAGATATTACAAGATATTACCCTCATGTACATTGTGACACATATTTTATCAACGTGGCAATCAACAAACGCAAAACACAGAGCAGAGCACGATCAACTATCTTAACTGCTCTCATATGACTACATATGAACACTTAACTCTAGCTGTACTCTCTCACAAAAAAATTCAATCCAAAGAAACAACAAAGAATGACTATACATAATGGACTATATTTCTACCATAGCCATTGATCTAAGGCTAGTTATTCAACAGGCTTCAGCACCTGCGCACACTGATAATCATTGTCTAGAACTCAGAAGTTGAGCCAAACAAAAGCACTTTCTATTCATTCTTGAATGAAGTGTATAATAAAATTATAGTGAGACCTAACACAATCGGAATGTTTTTTTGACATGGTAGCTCAGTCATTTCAAGTCTCATTTTAATATAGCTTAATTAAAAAGTGATACATGTCTCTAGAACTGAATACTGAAGTGCataacaaaaaaaggaaaataagaaagtTGGCACCTCTTGAGACTAATTTGAAAGAACCACATAAATCTCCACAATGAAGATCAAGACTGAGCATTTGCCCTCTGCAAAAATGATAGAAAATGAATCCGAAGCAATTAACTGGTTGTACAAAAAATGAACTCGGTTTGTTTAACCTGCAAATAACACTTCAAAAGCAGTCGATGTTTGGGCATGACAGTTGCATACTTGCATTATGGCACCGACAGAAAAATAAGATACATAGGTCCAGTTCTGAATCATCACAGAAATATCCGAATATACTTAGGTTACAGAAATAGAAAGGCTGGTTTGCAAACAGGAAAAGATAATTGTTCAATTGTTATGATGTTTGTACCTCATAAGTACTAAATCTCGACACAGTTGGTGGCCCTGAATTATACCCAGGAAGGATCTCCACCTCTTCTGCGGCAGATTGCTTCAGTGAGATGCATAGACGGTGTCATTTCTTCTTGGAGGTCTATCGGGAACTGATCCTGGCTTAAACTTTGACGCCTCATGCCTAGCAAGTTCTGGAGGGACGGGACTATTGCTCTGAGTAAGCATCTGTTTCAGATCGAAGAAAATATCAGTGTTATCCAGGGTCAAGAATGAAGTTGCAAGTCCCTTCTTTCCTGCACGCCCTGTTCTTCCGATGCGATGTGTGTATGTATCAACTGAACTAGGCATCTCATAGTTAATAACATGAGCGACATCAGGAATATCAATACCACGCCCTGCAACATCAGTCGCTACAAGAACATTGAACCTGCGGTTCCTAAATCCATCAAGGCTGATCTCCCTCTGATCTTGTGACTTCCCTCCATGCAGTGCTGTGACGCGGAAACCTGCCTTGTCCAGATCCTTAGCACGGTTGTCTGCCGACTTCTTTGTGTTGCAGAATACAATGGCCGTCTTGTCCCCAAGATCTGTGAGTATCTTCTGGAGTCGTGACATCTTCTCTGACTCCTTCACCATGATCACATTTTGGGTTATCAGATCTGTGGCCTTGCCAGCTGTACCAATTGTGACGACAACTGGGTTACGGAGGTACTTCCTAGCAAGGCGCTCAACTGCAGGTGGCATGGTAGCACTGAACATATAAGTTGTCCTGTAAATCCTCTTCTCATCCAGTTCCTCTTCCTCATTCTCAGGTTTCAGGTTACTTGATGGCATCGCATCAAGGACACCAACAACCTGTGGCTCAAATCCCATATCAATCATCCTATCAGCCTCATCAAGTACAACATAGTTGCACTGGTTGAGCACAGCATACCTTCTCTCCAGACAATCAAGAAGCCGACCAGGCGTTGCAATTACAACTTCACAGCCCTGCCTGATCTTGAAACCTTGCTCCTCAATCGACTGACCACCAACAATGGAAACGACTTTAATGCCTAGATAGGTTGCAAACTTCACCGTCTCTTCCTCAATCTGTTGAGCAAGCTCACGAGTAGGTGCCATGACAACAGCATAAGGACCCTCAGCCTCATTGTCCTCGCTTATAGGCGGCAGGCGAGTAATGTACGACAGCATAGGAAGCACAAAAGCGGCAGTCTTGCCCGAACCAGTCTCTGCAATACCAATGACATCACGCTGCTGGAGACCAAGCGGAATGGCAGCCATCTGGATGGGTGACGGTTTCTTGTACCCAACCTTCTCAATAGCACGAAGCAGCTCAGTCCCAAGCTTGCTCTCGGGCCAGTTGCGCATCGGCCGGGGTATGCGAGACCCCTTGTAGGAGATATTGAAGTCCTCCCGGAAAATACGCCAATCCCGCTCCGTCATCTCCTCGATGCCCTTCTCAGACCAGTGCCTGTCCACCCGCATGTCGAAGGCGTCGTACATCTccgcggcggcggccttcttcttaTCAGCCACATCATCCTCGGGCCGGTCCTCCACGCCGAACTTGCGGCGCTGCTCAGCGCGGGTCTCCTTCTCAAACACGGCGGCCGCCTTCTTCTGCTCGCGCCGGTCGATGCCGGCGAGGAAGCCGCGGCCGTAGAGCAGGCGGGCCTCGTGCGGCGCCTGGTAGAGCATGTTCATGTCGCGGCTGGTGTCCTCGGTGTTCTCCCAGTCGAAGGAGAAGCGGAACTTCTCCGAGGGCTTGATGACCcgcttcttgggcttcttggaccCCAGGTACTGCTCCTTGATGGCCTCCAGCTCCTTCTCCCGCTCCCGCTCCGCCATCTTCTCCAGCCGGTCCTTCTCCCTGTCCTTGTCCCGCTCCCCGCGCTCCCTGTCCCGGTGCTCCCGGTCCCGGTCCCGGTCGCGGTCGCGGTCACGGTCCCGGTCCCGGTCGCGGTCGCGGTCACGGTCCCGGTCCCGGCGGGAAGGCTCGTCGCGGTCGCGGTCGCGATCCCGATCTCGGTCCCGGCGGGAGTCGTCGTCGCGGCGGCGGTCCCGGTCCCGGTCCCGGTCCCGGTCGCGGTCCCTGTCCCCCCTGTCCCGGTCGGAGGGgtcgcggtgggaggaggaggagtctCGGGGGGCGCCGGAcgggggaggcggcggagggggcCGGGGGAGCGACTGGAGGATGTCGAGCGCGGAGCGGCGCTGGTCGGCGACGGCCGCCTGCCGGCGCTCGAGCGCGAGGCGCTGGCGCTCCTCCTTGGAGAGGAACACCGGCTTCGCCTCCATGGCGTCGAAGGAGCGcttcatggcggcggcggcggcgcggcagagcGAGGAGATGCCGTGCCGATGCGTGCGGGTTGGGGGAGGGTTTGCGGACAGGTGGGGAAAAAAAAGATCAGGCTGCATCCGAGACCGACTGTTCCTCCAAAGAGAAACCGACCTGGAACTTGGGCCGTAAGAGGACTTCAGGCCGGGCCGCATTAGATTGAAAGGAATCAGCCTGGAGGGTGGTGCTATTGGGCCGGCCTAATAACTAGGTACTTtgccattttttctttttttttctatccGAAAGAGGCTTCGGATTTATTATTGATCGAACTAGTGGTACATACGCCTGAAAATAGATCAAAGTTCTGGGGGTTATGTTCTTTGTCCTGAACCGGTCGATGGCACGCCGCTGAAGATGTCTCTCCCTCGCCGAAGCCACCCAGTCGTTGCTGAGTGCGAGAAGGAAGTAGTTTTTATTTCCATTTGTTTTGTTAATTTATTGTGTTGTGTTTTTAGTATTCTATTGTAGTTTAAAAGGTTTTTTAGTTCATATTTCCATTCATTTTACAACTATTTTTCGTGGCGAGTACATGAAGATCTTTTCTAATATACACAAATATTTTTTTGCGGGATATACACAAACATTTTATTATTGAAGTTGTGAGCATTTTATTTttaaatgcatgcatatttattctAAAATGTATTGCCGTATTACTCTTCAAGATACACACATAAGAACTATTGATAGTAATGAACATCATTTTTTGAAATATATGAACATATCCACAAATACTAATCCCAAAAATAGTTTTACATATGGAACAAATTTGGTTTGTGATTTATTCGTGGCCATTTTTAATacatgaaaaattaaaaaaaatagtaGGCGGGACTTTTGTTCTTGGCCTATGAAAATGgtttttaatatttttatttaaCACGGTCTTGAATATATATTTCTGTTTTAAAAAATGTAGTTAAATGTTTATTTTTTGAAAAAGTATGTGTTAATGGGCCACTAACCCACTTAAGTCACTCTCAAGGAGAGGTGGGCTCCCTCCTGCCTAGGATTTTAGATGTCCTTTTCACATCTGTAATCTACAACTATTAAAATTCAAATTAAAATATTTCTACTACTCATGGAAGAGGCATATTAAATTTATAACTAAAATATGCCTATTGTTGCAGGCGCGCCAACTACTCAACACCCGCTTTTGCCCAACTGGCTCAtaggctccaccaccaccacccgataAGCATATGGTGTCACACAAGCTGAATGTTATCCACTCGCGCCCACGCCAGGTAAGACCAAGAAGTAGCTGGTCGGGTTCATTGTGTACCAAGATGTCATCTACTACGTTGGCGGTGGACAATCGGTTGCCGCTCCCACCCCCTTTGTCGACTCAAAGGCCACCGTTGACATGAACTTGTTAAGACCGCAAGGAAACAATGCTTTAGGAAAAAAGAAAAGGATTGAAAGAATACGAAGAGGCTTGCTAGATTTATAAGAGAGATGGTGTACTCCAAAATTCAATCATGGCACCTAACTAGGCTGGCTAGGCACACTATGTGTTAATGGGCCACTAACCCACTTAACTCACTCTCAAGGAGAGGCAGGCTTCCTCTCATCTAGGGTTTTAGATGTCCTTTTCCCATGTGTATTCTGCAACTATTAAATTCGGATTAAAATATGCGTATTGCGCATGATAGAGGCATATTAAATTTATAACTAAAATATGCCTATTGTTGCAGGCACGCGGACTACTCAACACCCGCTCGTACCCAGCAAGCCCTAGAACTGGCTCACATGCTCCACCGCCAGCATCCGATGTCACACAAGCCTAGTGTTATCCACTCGCGCCCACGCCAGGTAAGACCGAGACGTAGCTAGTCGAGTCCATTGTGTACCATGGCGTCATCTACTATGTTGGCGGTGGGCAATCAATCGCCGCTCCCATCCACTTTGCCGGCTTCGTGGCCACCTTTGACTGAACTTGCTAAGATCACGGGGAAGCAATGCTTTAGGAAAAAGAAGAGGATTGAAAGAATATGAAGGTGTTGGCTAGACTTATAACGAGAGATGGTGTACTCAACTATTAAATTTGGAATCTGAACATGCTGGCTAGATTATAGTGTGTGTTAATGGGCCACTAACCCATTTAACTCACTCTCAAGGAGAGAGCAGGCTTTCTCCCGCCTAGGATTTTAGATGCCCTTTTCACATGTGTAATCTACAACTATTAAATTTGGAATTAAAATATGCCTACTGCTCATGATAGAGGCATGATATATTTATAACTAAAATATGCCTACTATTGCACGTATGCCGACTACTCTACACTGGCTCATGCCTGGCAAGCCCTAGAACTGGCTCACAGGCTCCATTGCCACCATTCGATGATCCTATGATGTGTCACAAGCCAAGTAAG
Proteins encoded:
- the LOC123095840 gene encoding peptidyl-prolyl cis-trans isomerase FKBP17-2, chloroplastic, whose translation is MATFLGSSPAFLARPAAKPHVSCAPPSRPPSAQPPSDQPPPPPQQQEPMQAQAAPARAPAPKRAATSADSTDWVASSLTRRFGIGAGLAWVGFLAFGVVSEQLKTRFEVAQQQANTKDVEEEKEVVLPNGIRYTEMRVGGGDVPRPGDLVVIDLQGRVAGGGEAFVDTFGDGKRPLALVMGSRPYTRGMCEGIEYALRSMRNGGKRRVVVPASLGFGEDGADFGDDGAQVPPGATLEYVVQVDKVSIAPA
- the LOC123095842 gene encoding DEAD-box ATP-dependent RNA helicase 21: MQPDLFFPHLSANPPPTRTHRHGISSLCRAAAAAMKRSFDAMEAKPVFLSKEERQRLALERRQAAVADQRRSALDILQSLPRPPPPPPPSGAPRDSSSSHRDPSDRDRGDRDRDRDRDRDRDRRRDDDSRRDRDRDRDRDRDEPSRRDRDRDRDRDRDRDRDRDRDRDRDREHRDRERGERDKDREKDRLEKMAEREREKELEAIKEQYLGSKKPKKRVIKPSEKFRFSFDWENTEDTSRDMNMLYQAPHEARLLYGRGFLAGIDRREQKKAAAVFEKETRAEQRRKFGVEDRPEDDVADKKKAAAAEMYDAFDMRVDRHWSEKGIEEMTERDWRIFREDFNISYKGSRIPRPMRNWPESKLGTELLRAIEKVGYKKPSPIQMAAIPLGLQQRDVIGIAETGSGKTAAFVLPMLSYITRLPPISEDNEAEGPYAVVMAPTRELAQQIEEETVKFATYLGIKVVSIVGGQSIEEQGFKIRQGCEVVIATPGRLLDCLERRYAVLNQCNYVVLDEADRMIDMGFEPQVVGVLDAMPSSNLKPENEEEELDEKRIYRTTYMFSATMPPAVERLARKYLRNPVVVTIGTAGKATDLITQNVIMVKESEKMSRLQKILTDLGDKTAIVFCNTKKSADNRAKDLDKAGFRVTALHGGKSQDQREISLDGFRNRRFNVLVATDVAGRGIDIPDVAHVINYEMPSSVDTYTHRIGRTGRAGKKGLATSFLTLDNTDIFFDLKQMLTQSNSPVPPELARHEASKFKPGSVPDRPPRRNDTVYASH
- the LOC123095841 gene encoding cytochrome P450 89A2, whose product is MEFLMLLAVLLCLVAGMVFHTRRAHAQATIHHVADPAVAHRALIENADDLLNRPAAIFPVALATWSNGERNDNIATVNHGPHWRVLRCNLTAEVLSRLGSLAPLHEEAAQALVADFSARVLGGGEVAVREPVTTAVFALAARLCFGDFVDDRHKSAMGRVIRDSIVLAGELNPRFDGSMLSKMANCRGFRRISALLDRQVELYLPLIAARRQARSQLCGGIIRPYVDTLLDLRVPDSNGAGRPLRDGELVGLVFEFLGTATGSTAACLEWTLAHLIDQPEVQDKLRREINAEADGGGMLSISSKSIRSGMPYLNAVVLESLRMHPPVPFIMRSAHGEGATAIGGATAVPVDGLSVRFDLGGIGRDGKSWTDPDKFRPERFLAGGEAEDVGPAPGPKEIRMMPFGAGHRHCPGVNMGMLHIKCFLAALLHGFDWAPAGDCSGGVDMTELDGFVKIMEQPLSARVTRRT